One genomic segment of Vespa crabro chromosome 3, iyVesCrab1.2, whole genome shotgun sequence includes these proteins:
- the LOC124422706 gene encoding nephrocan-like, which translates to MWQSSTFIIHMAIISMGFIHGVFAITMSFCPEKFEDDLSLNFEEPMDKCDNPEHGIIKLNNIDLKVLNDNFIESANVRSINLENNSIIDISPDAFKGVPNLICLNLGQNNAINIFNKFLNYFYHPSLVKLNLHRASEKNIMSDYKNLRSYRDTALESFLPHVTHLDISGNNLEYLPKYLKYSFPRLTHLYLSDNGLYRLYDIPASTRVIYLERNFYNIEASYFPKNISALFLNENTISNYISDFPNLNTLSIRNCKNNYMEIFRIRNCENLVDLDMSSNKIKSIYEDDFKTLKSLQRLSLDNNTLSSLSFLTHLSSLTDLSIAYNNLTNITSDSFANLRILKTLNLRGNRISIISKNVFLSLNMLEKLDLAENNLTKLPSRWLINSRKLRYLNLKLNPFTSLDSMSVYGLPNLNKLIFGNNSFTQIEIANFEKLSTGVVYVSSMNNSCVMFIL; encoded by the coding sequence ATGTGGCAATCAAGTACATTTATTATCCATATGGCTATTATTAGCATGGGTTTCATTCACGGTGTTTTCGCTATAACGATGTCATTTTGTCCGGAGAAATTCGAAGACGATCTTAGTTTGAACTTTGAAGAACCTATGGACAAGTGCGACAATCCAGAACATGGCATCATAAAACTTAATAACATTGATCTGAAAGTACtaaacgataattttattgaaagtgCCAACGTGCGATCCATCAATCTCGAAAACAACTCTATCATTGATATCTCTCCGGATGCTTTCAAAGGTGTTCCAAATTTGATCTGTCTCAATCTTGGACAGAACAATGCAATCAATATattcaacaaatttttaaattatttttaccacCCTTCATTAGTGAAACTAAACTTACATCGAGcttctgaaaaaaatattatgtccgattataaaaatctacGTTCATATCGTGACACTGCATTAGAAAGTTTCCTACCTCATGTCACACATTTGGATATTAGCGGAAATAATTTAGAATATTTACCTAAGTATCTCAAATATTCATTTCCCCGTTTAACGCATCTTTATTTGTCGGATAATGGATTGTACAGATTGTACGATATTCCTGCGTCAACACGAGTTATATAtcttgaaagaaatttttataatattgaagCGTCGTATTttccaaaaaatatttctgctTTATTTCTTAATGAGAATACTATAAGCAATTATATTAGCGACTTTCCTAACCTTAATACATTGTCTATTCGTAACtgcaagaataattatatggaGATTTTCCGAATTCGAAATTGTGAAAATCTTGTTGATTTGGATATGtcatcaaataaaattaaatctatttatgaaGATGACTTTAAAACATTGAAATCTTTGCAACGTCTTTctttagataataatactctTTCATCCTTATCTTTTTTGACCCATTTGTCTTCTCTCACAGATCTGTCCATagcatataataatttaaccaATATTACGTCGGATTCTTTTGCAAATCTTCGGATTTTGAAAACACTAAATTTGCGTGGAAATCGtatttcgataatttcgaaaaatgttttcttGAGTTTGAATATGTTAGAAAAACTTGATCTTGCGGAAAATAATCTCACTAAACTTCCTTCTCGATGGTTGATTAACTCGAGAAAACTACGTTATCTTAATCTAAAATTGAATCCGTTTACTAGCCTCGATAGTATGTCTGTGTATGGTTTACCTAACCTGAATAAGTTAATTTTTGGGAACAATAGTTTTACACAAATCGAAATAgcgaatttcgaaaaattatcaACTGGTGTTGTTTATGTGTCATCTATGAATAATTCATGTGTAatgtttatattgtaa
- the LOC124422847 gene encoding protein artichoke-like, with amino-acid sequence MAIISMGFIHGVFAITMSFCPEKFEDDLSLNFEEPMDKCDNPEHGIIKLNNIDLKVLNDNFIESANVRSINLENNSIIDISPDAFKGVPNLICLNLGQNNAINIFNKFLNYFYHPSLVKLNLHRASEKNIMSDYKNLRSYRDTALESFLPHVTHLDISGNNLEYLPKYLKYSFPRLTHLYLSDNGLYRLYDIPASTRVIYLERNFYNIEASYFPKNISALFLNENTISNYISDFPNLNTLSIRNCKNNYMEIFRIRNCENLVDLDMSSNKIKSIYEDDFKTLKSLQRLSLDNNTLSSLSFLTHLSSLTDLSIAYNNLTNITSDSFANLRILKTLNLRGNRISIISKNVFLSLNMLEKLDLAENKLTTLPDTWMNTLTGLRYLNLQSNFFTSIENMSIYGYSNLNHLFVRNNSFMQIEMKSLERLPSSVVIYLFCSYKLLETILMDFFHDTIIIELHYLYEDLRKHIVSEQFWIGTKKFSLLYEACLKLNIKMFQDTNIMKKQTVRVTYNILIYLTIFAIGSLKISYANRLALDSNEIYKRDVRQKKELALHINTTEDSDTEEYILEIDCERFNVSFNFSSTIIKVLGKDFVNTPFITCLNFDGNQIESVESGAFDNLPSLEYLNMGRNYIPSLFSFNGHDNIKILVLAGQSTFHYNMNLEIIGEYPELRYLDLSSNKISSIEWPVSHQNSYNRINRKSPFPKLKHLDLSHNNLDQFYNYYDNFILFNQNITHLNLSNNNFVNLDLRYFTNLIELRLDNNNIKGIREYCYNIYMCISEMPRLKYFSVSNNQINSLDQLIFKKTTELVTLNLSNNQLRDISPEVFYGLSSLKNLYLNNNALSSINSLSRLSNLSVLSVSYNNIREIDSEDISNAWILKKLYLDHNKIESIHESTFSELKSLEELYLESNNLAKLPVGWANNLRNLRYLNLSNNKFIFLESLSLIQSLPVIRIDLMNNNFIHMKAEALRNLPENATIYLISQSEDNELSKEDL; translated from the exons ATGGCTATTATTAGCATGGGTTTCATTCACGGTGTTTTCGCTATAACGATGTCATTTTGTCCGGAGAAATTCGAAGACGATCTTAGTTTGAACTTTGAAGAACCTATGGACAAGTGCGACAATCCAGAACATGGCATTATAAAACTTAATAACATTGATCTGAAAGTACtaaacgataattttattgaaagtgCCAACGTGCGATCCATCAATCTCGAAAACAACTCTATCATTGATATCTCTCCGGATGCTTTCAAAGGTGTTCCAAATTTGATCTGTCTCAATCTTGGACAGAACAATGCAATCAATATattcaacaaatttttaaattatttttaccacCCTTCATTAGTGAAACTAAACTTACATCGAGcttctgaaaaaaatattatgtccgattataaaaatctacGTTCATATCGTGACACTGCATTAGAAAGTTTCCTACCTCATGTCACACATTTGGATATTAGCGGAAATAATTTAGAATATTTACCTAAGTATCTCAAATATTCATTTCCCCGTTTAACGCATCTTTATTTGTCGGATAATGGATTGTACAGATTGTACGATATTCCTGCGTCAACACGAGTTATATAtcttgaaagaaatttttataatattgaagCGTCGTATTttccaaaaaatatttctgctTTATTTCTTAATGAGAATACTATAAGCAATTATATTAGCGACTTTCCTAACCTTAATACATTGTCTATTCGTAACtgcaagaataattatatggaGATTTTCCGAATTCGAAATTGTGAAAATCTTGTTGATTTGGATATGtcatcaaataaaattaaatctatttatgaaGATGACTTTAAAACATTGAAATCTTTGCAACGTCTTTctttagataataatactctTTCATCCTTATCTTTTTTGACCCATTTGTCTTCTCTCACAGATCTGTCCATagcatataataatttaaccaATATTACGTCGGATTCTTTTGCAAATCTTCGGATTTTGAAAACACTAAATTTGCGTGGAAATCGtatttcgataatttcgaaaaatgttttcttGAGTTTGAATATGTTAGAAAAACTTGATCTTGCGGAAAATAAACTAACTACTCTTCCTGATACATGGATGAATACTTTGACAGGACTGCGCTATCTTAATTTACAATCGAATTTCTTTACTAGCATCGAAAACATGTCAATATATGGttattcaaatttaaatcACTTATTTGTGCGTAACAACAGTTTTATGCAGATAGAAATGAAGAGTTTGGAGAGATTACCTTCATCTGTTGTCATTTAT CTGTTCTGTTCTTATAAGTTATTAGAGACTATATTAATGGATTTTTTTCATGATACT ataattattgaaCTTCATTATTTATACGAGGATCTTCGTAAGCATATTGTTAGTGAAC AATTTTGGATAGGTACGAAAAAATTTAGTTTGCTATATGAAGCATGTTTAAAACTTAACATCAAAATGTTTCAA GATACGAATATCATGAAAAAGCAAACAGTACGTgtcacatataatattttaatttatctaacTATATTCGCAATCGGATCGTTGAAGATAAGTTATGCCAATCGATTAGCTTTGGATagcaatgaaatatataagagAGACGTAAGACAGAAGAAAGAATTAGCATTGCATATAAATACGACGGAGGATTCAGATACGGAGGAGTATATCTTGGAAATAGATTGCGAGAGATTCAATGTATCGTTCAATTTTTCAAGtacaattataaaagtattagGAAAAGACTTCGTTAATACTCCGTTCATAACATGTTTGAACTTTGATGGAAATCAAATAGAATCGGTCGAATCTGGTGCTTTTGATAATCTACCATCTTTAGAATATCTAAATATGGGAAGAAACTACATTccctctttattttcctttaacggtcatgataatataaaaatattggtaCTGGCAGGTCAATCgacatttcattataatatgaaCTTGGAAATTATCGGAGAATATCCCGAGCTTCGTTATTTAGATTTaagtagtaataaaatatcatcgatCGAATGGCCCGTAAGTCATCAGAACTCGtataatcgaattaatcgaaaatCACCATTTCCTAAATTAAAGCATTTAGATTTATCTCATAATAATCTTGATCAATTTTACAATTactatgataattttatactaTTCAACCAAAACATAACGCATCTCAATCtgagcaataataattttgtaaaccTCGATCTACGttattttacgaatttaattgaattaagattagataataataacataaaggGTATCAgagaatattgttataatatatatatgtgtataagtgAAATGCcaagattaaaatatttttctgtatCCAATAACCAAATAAACAGTTTAGATCAgttaatttttaagaaaacaaCTGAATTAGTTACTTTGAATCTTTCGAATAACCAATTAAGAGATATTTCACCAGAAGTCTTCTATGGCTTAAGTTCATTaaaaaacttatatttaaataataacgcATTATCTTCAATTAATAGTTTAAGTCGCTTGTCAAACTTATCCGTTTTATCTgtatcttataataatatccgGGAAATAGACTCTGAAGATATAAGCAACGCTtggattttaaaaaaattgtatttagatcataataaaattgaaagtaTTCATGAAAGTACATTTTCTGAATTGAAATCATTAGAGGAACTATATTtagaaagtaataatttagCTAAATTACCGGTCGGATGGGCTAACAATTTAAGAAATCTACGTTATCTCAATTTGtcgaataacaaatttatatttttggaaTCTTTATCGCTAATCCAATCTCTGCCTGTAATAAGGATAGACTTAATGAACAATAACTTCATTCATATGAAAGCTGAAGCATTGCGAAATTTACCTGAAAATGCGACCATATACTTGATTTCACAGTCGGAAGACAATGAATTATCTAAAGAGgatttataa
- the LOC124422708 gene encoding carboxypeptidase N subunit 2-like — translation MCISEMPRLKYFSVSNNQINSLDQLIFKKTTELVTLNLSNNQLRDISPEVFYGLSSLKNLYLNNNALSSINSLSRLSNLSVLSVSYNNIREIDSEDISNAWILKKLYLDHNKIESIHESTFSELKSLEELYLESNNLAKLPVGWANNLRNLRYLNLSNNKFIFLESLSLIQSLPVIRIDLMNNNFIHMKAEALRNLPENATIYLISQSEDNELSKEDL, via the coding sequence atgtgtataagtgAAATGCcaagattaaaatatttttctgtatCCAATAACCAAATAAACAGTTTAGATCAgttaatttttaagaaaacaaCTGAATTAGTTACTTTGAATCTTTCGAATAACCAATTAAGAGATATTTCACCAGAAGTCTTCTATGGCTTAAGTTCATTaaaaaacttatatttaaataataacgcATTATCTTCAATTAATAGTTTAAGTCGCTTGTCAAACTTATCCGTTTTATCTgtatcttataataatatccgGGAAATAGACTCTGAAGATATAAGCAACGCTtggattttaaaaaaattgtatttagatcataataaaattgaaagtaTTCATGAAAGTACATTTTCTGAATTGAAATCATTAGAGGAACTATATTtagaaagtaataatttagCTAAATTACCGGTCGGATGGGCTAACAATTTAAGAAATCTACGTTATCTCAATTTGtcgaataacaaatttatatttttggaaTCTTTATCGCTAATCCAATCTCTGCCTGTAATAAGGATAGACTTAATGAACAATAACTTCATTCATATGAAAGCTGAAGCATTGCGAAATTTACCTGAAAATGCGACCATATACTTGATTTCACAGTCGGAAGACAATGAATTATCTAAAGAGgatttataa
- the LOC124422709 gene encoding cytochrome b-c1 complex subunit 9: MESIKKKKDMVRRLLYRYIFKRTSTYVLGIVVTSIFFERTYDYLCESIFELINDGRLWAHIKHQYENPPLVENVENKKLSPGLQDDLKKEVSVGKKID, encoded by the exons AtggaaagtataaaaaaaaaaaaagacatggTAAGACGCTTactttatcgatatatttttaaacggACATCTACGTACGTTCTTGGAATAGTCGTAACAAGTATTTTCTTTGAACGAACCTACGATTATCTCTGCGAATCCATTTTTGAGTTGATAAATGATGGG AGATTATGGGCGCACATAAAACATCAATATGAAAATCCTCCATTGGTTGAAAATgtggaaaataagaaattgtcACCTGGTTTGCaggacgatttaaaaaaagaagtttccGTCGGAAAAAAGATCGACTGA